The genomic stretch TCGCCCGATACCTTGCAGAACCTGCAGATCCTCACCCCCAATGGCACCTCGATTCCGCTGCTGGCCTTCGCCACGGTGCGTTACGAGCTGGAACAGCCGTTGGTCTGGCGGCGTGATCGCAAGCCGACCATCACCATCAAGGCGTCGGTCAATGGCGACATCCAGCCCACCGACCTGGTCGCTCAGCTCAAGCCCAAGATCGACGAGTTCGCCAGCAAACTGCCGGTCGGCTTCGAGGTGGCGACCGGCGGTACGGTGGAGGAGAGCGCCAAGGCGCAAGGGCCGATCCGCAAGGTCATTCCGCTGATGCTGTTCCTCATGGCGACCTTCCTGATGATCCAGCTGCACAGCGTGCAGAAGTTGTTCCTGGTGGTCAGCGTGGCGCCGTTGGGCTTGATCGGGGTGGTGCTGGCGTTGGTGCCTACGGGTACGCCGATGGGCTTTGTGGCCATTCTCGGGATTCTGGCCCTGGCCGGTATCATCATTCGTAACTCGGTGATCCTGGTGACCCAGATCGATGAGTTCGAGGCGCAGGGGTTGTCACCGTGGGATGCGGTGGTGGAGGCCACCAACCACCGGCGGCGGCCGATCTTGCTGACGGCGGCCGCGGCCAGCTTGGGCATGATCCCGATTGCCCGCGAGGTGTTCTGGGGGCCGATGGCCTACGCCATGATTGGCGGGATCATCGTGGCCACCTTGCTGACGCTGCTGTTTTTGCCGGCGCTGTATGTGGCCTGGTACAAAATCCGCGAGCCTGAAAAACACTCATCCTGACCACGCATCCCCCTGTGGGAGCAGCCTTGTGCTGCGAAGAGGCCGGTACAGCCATCCGTTTTTGAAGGTGAATGTACCGGCCTCTTCGCAGCACAAGGCTGCTCCTACAGGGGAAATGTGTGGCTTGTAAAAACGGTTATATAAACATTCTTAAACAGTATTTTTAAGAATATCCCCGCCTCACTACTATTGCCCTCAAGCCAGGCGCAAATCCCCTTCAAACCTCTGCCCGGCAACCTCACTCCAAGGAGAACGAGCATGAGTGCATCTCTGCGTAGCATCGACGGTCAGGACGAAGCCACCATTCTGCGTGAGATCCAGAGCGCCCTGCGCGATCTGCGTTTCGGTGCGGTGGAGATTACCGTGCACAACGCTCAGGTCGTCCAGATCGAGCGCAAGGAGAAGTTCCGCCTGCAACAGCCCGGCAACAAGACCGGCTGATCGCGCCACACCTCTAAAACTAGAAAAATGCCAATCGGGAGCTTCACCATGTCCATCCGCCGTTATGCGCTCGCCGCCCTGGCCAGTGCTGTTTTTGCCGGTTCCGCAATCGCCAAGGACTACGAACTGCTGAACGTGTCCTATGACCCGACCCGTGAGTTGTACCAACAGTACAACGCCGAATTCATCAAGCACTGGCAGCAGTCCCACCCGGACGACAAGGTGAAGATCCAGCAATCCCACGGTGGCTCGGGCAAACAGGGCCGCGCTGTAATCGATGGCCTGCGCGCCGACGTGGTGACCCTGGCCCTGGCCGGCGACATCGACGAAATCGCCAAGCTCGGCAAGACCCTGCCGGACAACTGGCAGACCCGCCTGCCGGACGCCAGCACCCCGTACACGTCGACCATCGTGTTCCTGGTGCGCAAGGGCAACCCGAAAGGCATCAAAGACTGGGGCGACCTGATCAAAAAAGACGTCTCGGTCATCACCCCGAACCCGAAAACCTCTGGCGGCGCCCGGTGGAACTTCCTCGCCGCCTGGGCTTATGGCCTGAAGACCGGCGGTAGCGAAGACAAGGCCAAGGCTTACGTGCAAGAGCTGTTCAAGCACGTGCCGGTGCTCGATACCGGCGCCCGTGGCTCGACCATCACCTTCGTCAACAACGGCCAGGGCGACGTCCTGCTGGCCTGGGAAAACGAAGCCTTCCTGGCGCTGAAGGAAGACGGTGGCGCCGACAAGTTCGAAATCGTCGTGCCGTC from Pseudomonas kermanshahensis encodes the following:
- the oscA gene encoding sulfur starvation response protein OscA, encoding MSASLRSIDGQDEATILREIQSALRDLRFGAVEITVHNAQVVQIERKEKFRLQQPGNKTG
- a CDS encoding sulfate ABC transporter substrate-binding protein — its product is MSIRRYALAALASAVFAGSAIAKDYELLNVSYDPTRELYQQYNAEFIKHWQQSHPDDKVKIQQSHGGSGKQGRAVIDGLRADVVTLALAGDIDEIAKLGKTLPDNWQTRLPDASTPYTSTIVFLVRKGNPKGIKDWGDLIKKDVSVITPNPKTSGGARWNFLAAWAYGLKTGGSEDKAKAYVQELFKHVPVLDTGARGSTITFVNNGQGDVLLAWENEAFLALKEDGGADKFEIVVPSLSILAEPPVAVVDKNAEKKGNTAIATEYLKHLYSPAGQKIAAENFYRPRDEKVAAEFGKQFPKLDLVTIDKDFGGWKTAQPKFFNDGGVFDQIYQAQ